A part of Prolixibacteraceae bacterium genomic DNA contains:
- a CDS encoding IS3 family transposase, whose translation MKKSGGHILLDRQLIYEFIVSHSMVFPVEIMCKVLGVSSSSYYEWKSGRISKRKEALQRDTGLILDIYNKSKRRYGSHKIKAQLGRIGVSTSRNRVARIMQSQGIKSCICKSYKPQTTTSNHGKRVALNHLNREFTTGAPTKVWVSDLTYIPTDQGWLYLTTIMDLFDHSIVGWSMSKDMTAENTIMRAWNMAKTNRPPQKGMLFHSDQGVQFVADVFQTDLKKYKVIQSMSRKGNCWDNAVAENFFKIIKSELIDHKHYHSFSHAKSDIFDFIEVWYNKKRLHSVLGYRTPSEFMEEYIKNVA comes from the coding sequence ATTAAAAAAAGCGGTGGGCATATTCTCCTCGACAGACAGTTAATATATGAGTTCATCGTTAGTCATTCGATGGTATTTCCTGTTGAGATTATGTGTAAAGTATTAGGTGTTAGCAGCTCATCTTATTATGAATGGAAAAGTGGTCGTATATCTAAGAGAAAAGAAGCCTTACAACGAGATACAGGATTAATACTTGATATATATAATAAATCAAAACGGCGATATGGTAGCCATAAAATTAAGGCCCAGTTAGGCCGAATTGGTGTGAGTACATCAAGAAATAGAGTAGCAAGAATAATGCAAAGTCAAGGGATTAAGAGTTGTATTTGTAAATCCTATAAACCACAAACAACCACTTCCAATCATGGTAAAAGAGTAGCGTTGAATCATCTTAATAGAGAGTTTACGACTGGTGCACCGACAAAAGTTTGGGTCTCAGATCTAACCTACATCCCGACAGACCAAGGTTGGCTTTATTTAACGACCATCATGGACCTATTTGACCACTCTATTGTTGGATGGTCCATGTCAAAGGATATGACTGCGGAAAATACAATTATGAGGGCTTGGAATATGGCTAAGACAAATCGTCCTCCCCAAAAAGGAATGTTATTTCACTCTGATCAAGGAGTCCAATTTGTAGCAGATGTATTTCAAACAGATTTAAAGAAATATAAGGTGATTCAAAGTATGAGTAGAAAAGGGAACTGTTGGGATAATGCTGTGGCAGAAAACTTTTTTAAGATCATCAAATCAGAACTAATTGACCATAAGCACTATCACTCTTTCTCTCATGCTAAATCCGATATCTTTGATTTTATTGAGGTATGGTATAATAAGAAAAGATTGCACTCAGTTTTAGGTTACAGAACACCATCTGAGTTTATGGAAGAGTATATTAAAAATGTGGCTTAA
- the rpsA gene encoding 30S ribosomal protein S1 → MSENLENKAVEATEEVKTQVVAHEEFDWDAYEAGEVVVADKELEAMYDNTLSALQEKEVVDGKVIAMNKREVVVNIGYKSDGIVSLNEFRYNPELTVGDEVEVYVESLEDKKGQLVLSHKKARSLRSWDRVNAALENDEIIKGFIKCRTKGGMIVDVFGIEAFLPGSQIDVKPIRDYDIYVGKTMEFKVVKINHEFRNVVVSHKALIEAELEQQKKEIISKLEKGQVLEGTVKNITSYGVFIDLGGVDGLIHITDLSWGRVNHPSEIVELDQKINVVILDFDDDKKRIALGLKQLTAHPWDQLDTELKVGDRVKGKVVVMADYGAFVEIAPGVEGLIHVSEMSWSQHLRSAQDFMKVGDEVEAQILTLDRDERKMSLGIKQLRNDPWAQIEEKYSVGTKHAAKVRNFTNFGVFVEIEEGVDGLIHISDLSWTKKIKHPSEFTSIGAEIEVVVLDIDKDNRRLSLGHKQLEENPWDVFETIFTVDSVHEGTVIDIFDKGAVIALPYGVEGFATPRHLVKEDGSQVTVDEKLEFKVIEFSKSAKRIILSHSRVFEDVKRAEDRAKKSAAAKTAKKGMQQVKDNLEKTTLGDITDLAALKSQMEQDEKGDK, encoded by the coding sequence ATGAGCGAAAATTTAGAAAACAAGGCTGTTGAGGCAACTGAGGAAGTTAAGACTCAGGTTGTTGCTCACGAGGAGTTTGATTGGGATGCGTATGAAGCTGGTGAAGTAGTAGTTGCTGATAAGGAACTAGAAGCTATGTACGATAATACTTTGTCTGCACTACAAGAAAAAGAAGTAGTTGACGGTAAAGTTATCGCAATGAACAAACGTGAGGTTGTTGTAAACATTGGCTACAAGTCTGATGGTATCGTTTCTTTGAACGAATTCCGTTATAACCCAGAATTAACTGTGGGTGACGAAGTAGAGGTTTACGTTGAGAGCCTTGAAGACAAGAAGGGCCAATTGGTTCTTTCTCATAAAAAAGCACGTTCTCTACGTAGCTGGGATCGTGTAAATGCTGCTCTAGAAAACGACGAGATCATTAAAGGTTTCATCAAATGTCGTACAAAAGGTGGTATGATCGTTGACGTATTCGGAATTGAGGCATTCTTGCCAGGTTCTCAAATCGACGTGAAGCCTATCCGTGACTACGATATCTACGTAGGTAAAACAATGGAGTTCAAAGTTGTTAAAATCAACCACGAGTTCCGTAACGTTGTTGTATCTCACAAAGCACTTATCGAAGCTGAGCTTGAACAACAGAAGAAAGAGATCATCTCTAAGCTTGAAAAAGGACAGGTTCTTGAAGGAACTGTTAAGAACATCACTTCTTACGGTGTATTCATCGACCTTGGTGGCGTAGACGGACTTATCCACATCACTGACCTTTCATGGGGTCGCGTGAACCACCCAAGCGAGATCGTAGAGCTTGATCAGAAGATTAACGTTGTTATCCTTGACTTCGATGATGACAAGAAACGTATTGCTCTTGGATTGAAACAATTGACTGCTCACCCATGGGATCAACTAGATACTGAATTGAAAGTTGGTGACCGTGTTAAAGGTAAAGTAGTTGTTATGGCAGACTATGGTGCATTCGTAGAGATTGCTCCAGGTGTAGAAGGTTTGATCCACGTATCAGAAATGAGCTGGAGCCAACACCTACGTTCTGCTCAAGACTTCATGAAAGTTGGAGACGAAGTAGAAGCACAAATTTTGACTCTAGATCGCGACGAGCGTAAGATGTCTCTAGGTATCAAACAACTTAGAAACGATCCTTGGGCTCAAATCGAAGAGAAGTATAGTGTTGGTACTAAGCACGCAGCGAAAGTACGTAACTTCACTAACTTCGGTGTATTCGTAGAGATCGAAGAGGGAGTTGATGGATTGATCCACATCTCAGACCTAAGCTGGACTAAGAAGATCAAGCATCCATCTGAGTTCACTTCAATTGGAGCTGAAATCGAGGTTGTAGTATTGGATATCGACAAAGATAACCGTCGTCTAAGCCTAGGACACAAGCAACTAGAAGAGAATCCATGGGATGTATTCGAAACTATCTTTACTGTTGATTCAGTACATGAAGGAACTGTAATCGATATCTTCGATAAAGGTGCTGTTATCGCATTGCCTTACGGAGTTGAAGGATTCGCTACACCACGTCACCTTGTAAAAGAGGACGGATCACAGGTGACAGTTGATGAGAAATTAGAATTCAAAGTAATCGAGTTCTCTAAATCAGCTAAGCGTATCATCCTTTCTCACTCACGTGTATTCGAAGATGTTAAGCGTGCAGAAGATCGTGCTAAGAAATCAGCAGCAGCAAAAACAGCTAAGAAAGGTATGCAACAAGTGAAAGATAACTTAGAGAAAACAACTCTAGGTGATATCACTGATCTAGCAGCTCTTAAATCTCAAATGGAACAAGACGAAAAAGGAGATAAGTAA
- a CDS encoding MarC family protein codes for MAHPELTYIVSVFTGFFAIMNPIANTTIFLSLTDGISDKDKKLIAYRSTFIAFLITSCFVVMGNLIFRVFDITIPAFKITGGVLLFYVGFGMLESKSSYGSSTVASDDVTSIAVSPLAIPILAGPGTLVTGINFVSDGSWIHILLTISVYAFICWVTYLCFQGADKIVSYLGKNLISVFGKIMGLILAVMGVDMVINGIKLAFLK; via the coding sequence ATGGCACATCCTGAACTTACGTATATAGTCTCTGTATTTACTGGTTTTTTTGCAATCATGAATCCTATTGCCAATACCACTATTTTTTTAAGTTTAACTGATGGAATTAGTGATAAGGATAAGAAGTTGATCGCTTACAGATCAACATTCATTGCATTCTTGATTACTAGTTGTTTTGTTGTAATGGGAAATCTAATCTTTCGTGTTTTTGATATCACTATACCTGCTTTTAAGATTACAGGAGGGGTACTGCTATTTTATGTCGGCTTTGGGATGTTGGAATCAAAAAGTAGTTATGGAAGTAGTACTGTAGCTTCTGATGATGTGACAAGTATTGCTGTTTCTCCTTTAGCAATCCCAATTTTGGCTGGACCTGGTACTTTGGTGACAGGTATAAACTTTGTGAGTGATGGAAGTTGGATTCACATATTGTTGACCATCTCGGTATATGCATTTATTTGTTGGGTAACTTATTTGTGTTTTCAAGGAGCAGATAAGATTGTCTCTTATTTGGGAAAGAACTTAATATCTGTTTTTGGTAAGATTATGGGATTAATCCTAGCTGTAATGGGAGTAGATATGGTGATAAATGGGATTAAATTGGCTTTCCTTAAGTAG
- a CDS encoding leucine-rich repeat domain-containing protein: protein MNCQIFSIRILANHLLTLIILLTSSLLSAQDLSKTQTDWEFSEVTIDGINGISLNLYKGKGTHVRVPKSIDGKNIIALCYKKGGSAGLFGQKNTSPNTRVRSFEAHDNGILVIGSSTFNNCNNISFSVQLPNSVKVIERYAFVGSKISSFTFPSSLTTLGDHAFAYCEELSWVSSIPDSVDEIKSETFFECKNLHVNFSDLVSPHIKKVGSRAFSGCGNLVGKFHLTEVTHIGYFAFEECSGLSGNLVLPNTLIELEYSAFNKCSGLNGTLTLPVNITKISTGLFSGCTNLNGDVTIPSRVTAIGNSAFLNCSGLNGTLTLPMNLKSIGDAAFRNTNFTGELQIPNNLSDIGRFTFYDCKNFQPGSLMPENIYTIPEECFRNSSAYRQNLIIPDKIDFIDYFAFNGDPADGAREIKSITLPENFYEISERSFIGTTKQLKRITISAEMPPIVKMWVDKRFNILRRKTPDEIIVFDDEAYDNATLFVPKGFVDVYRAAPLWSRFTKIKEIIPTAVDLSLITKPYQVITSRHGIRIIDTSKIKEIRFYDIQGRLIHIDNGNSTFVTTKSYQNQMVVVKIVCKDKTIYTEKLI from the coding sequence ATGAATTGTCAAATATTTAGTATTAGAATTCTGGCCAATCATCTATTGACGTTAATAATATTATTGACATCGAGCTTATTGTCGGCACAAGATCTATCAAAGACACAAACAGATTGGGAATTTTCAGAGGTCACAATTGACGGGATTAATGGCATTAGCTTAAATCTATATAAAGGAAAAGGGACTCATGTAAGAGTACCAAAATCGATAGATGGAAAAAACATCATCGCTTTATGTTATAAAAAAGGTGGTTCAGCAGGACTATTTGGACAAAAGAACACTAGTCCCAATACCAGAGTCAGGTCTTTTGAGGCTCACGATAATGGAATACTTGTTATTGGCTCATCCACATTCAATAATTGCAATAACATCTCATTTAGTGTCCAACTACCCAACAGCGTAAAAGTTATTGAACGATATGCATTTGTAGGGTCAAAAATATCAAGCTTCACCTTTCCATCGTCTCTAACGACATTAGGAGACCACGCGTTTGCTTACTGTGAAGAACTATCTTGGGTATCTTCGATACCCGATAGTGTAGATGAAATTAAAAGTGAAACATTTTTTGAATGTAAAAATTTACATGTCAATTTCTCAGATCTTGTTTCCCCACATATTAAAAAAGTTGGTAGTCGAGCTTTTTCAGGATGTGGCAATTTAGTAGGAAAGTTTCATCTTACTGAAGTGACACACATCGGGTATTTTGCTTTTGAGGAGTGTAGTGGTCTATCAGGAAATTTAGTATTACCAAATACCCTTATAGAACTTGAATATTCAGCCTTTAATAAATGCTCTGGTTTGAATGGAACGCTTACTCTACCGGTAAACATCACAAAAATATCTACTGGACTTTTCTCTGGGTGCACTAATCTGAATGGTGATGTCACTATTCCATCAAGAGTAACTGCCATCGGAAATAGTGCATTTTTAAATTGTTCGGGTCTTAATGGAACATTAACTCTACCAATGAATTTAAAATCAATTGGTGATGCTGCTTTCAGAAATACAAACTTCACTGGAGAGTTACAAATCCCCAATAACTTATCGGATATTGGTAGATTTACATTCTATGATTGTAAGAATTTTCAACCAGGCAGCTTAATGCCAGAGAACATATATACCATACCTGAAGAGTGTTTTAGAAATAGCAGTGCTTATAGACAAAATCTAATCATTCCTGACAAAATAGATTTCATTGATTATTTTGCATTTAATGGAGATCCTGCAGATGGCGCACGAGAAATAAAATCGATCACACTCCCAGAGAATTTTTATGAAATTAGTGAACGTTCCTTTATCGGTACAACGAAACAATTAAAAAGGATTACAATATCTGCTGAAATGCCTCCAATTGTAAAGATGTGGGTAGACAAACGCTTCAATATATTAAGAAGAAAAACACCTGATGAAATTATTGTTTTTGATGACGAAGCATATGATAACGCAACACTTTTTGTACCGAAGGGATTTGTAGATGTCTACAGAGCAGCTCCTTTGTGGAGTAGGTTTACAAAGATTAAAGAAATTATTCCGACAGCTGTTGATCTGTCACTTATCACGAAGCCATATCAGGTGATAACATCTCGTCATGGCATACGTATTATAGACACCTCAAAGATCAAAGAGATACGATTTTACGACATCCAAGGTCGTTTGATCCATATCGATAATGGGAACAGTACGTTTGTTACAACTAAATCTTATCAAAATCAAATGGTGGTGGTAAAGATCGTATGTAAAGATAAAACTATATACACTGAAAAGTTGATTTAG
- a CDS encoding winged helix-turn-helix domain-containing protein, protein MEKIDYRTLPESERLIQRKNAIRLIKMGKKKQDVAKLLGVRATTISSWVKKNKANGLSGLQSKKKGVKSEDLKLLTLEQEKLIQSLILDKMPDQLKLNFALWTRKAVQELILDQFGIVIAITTTGDYLRRWGFTPQKPKKRAYEQNSVAVQKWLDEDGYATFYRIKY, encoded by the coding sequence ATGGAAAAAATAGACTATCGAACACTACCTGAATCGGAACGCCTCATTCAAAGAAAGAATGCGATTCGTTTAATAAAAATGGGTAAAAAGAAGCAAGATGTAGCAAAACTTCTTGGAGTTCGAGCCACTACAATATCTTCTTGGGTAAAGAAAAACAAAGCTAATGGTCTTTCAGGATTACAATCAAAGAAGAAAGGTGTAAAATCAGAAGATTTAAAGTTGCTTACCCTAGAACAAGAAAAACTAATACAGAGTCTAATTCTTGATAAGATGCCCGACCAGTTAAAGCTAAACTTTGCTTTATGGACAAGAAAGGCTGTACAGGAACTTATTCTAGATCAATTTGGTATAGTTATAGCAATAACTACTACTGGCGACTATCTACGTCGTTGGGGATTTACCCCACAAAAGCCAAAAAAGAGAGCTTATGAGCAAAACTCTGTAGCTGTTCAAAAGTGGCTAGATGAAGATGGATATGCAACTTTTTACCGGATAAAATATTAA
- a CDS encoding transposase yields the protein MTQGKQRQGYDKEFKLMVVNQVLSGRSSTQVGEEHGLDSSMIRRWVRQFKKYEDNSFQGNGNIVETEDEKRIRILEQELKRVKMERDILKKAVGIFSSTDS from the coding sequence ATGACACAAGGTAAACAAAGACAAGGGTATGATAAGGAGTTTAAGCTGATGGTTGTCAATCAAGTATTGAGTGGCCGTAGTTCAACTCAAGTTGGAGAAGAGCATGGGCTAGATAGCTCTATGATTCGTCGTTGGGTTCGTCAGTTTAAAAAGTATGAGGATAATAGTTTTCAAGGAAATGGTAATATTGTTGAAACAGAGGATGAGAAGCGTATTCGCATTTTAGAACAAGAACTTAAGAGGGTTAAGATGGAGCGCGACATATTAAAAAAAGCGGTGGGCATATTCTCCTCGACAGACAGTTAA
- a CDS encoding MarC family protein, producing the protein MIHELVTFGISVLTGFFAIMNPIANTPIFMGITDGLGDIDKKRAARKSTFIAFIITSCFVLTGHFIFKIFGITIPAFKITGGILLFYVGFEMLESKKSKVHHSMTEDDVSSVAVSPLAIPILAGPGTLVTGINFVSDGNMLHMPIVIIGFGVMCFISYLCFSGANKIVAYLGSNMIAVLGKIMGLILAVMGVGMVVEGVKLAFLK; encoded by the coding sequence ATGATACACGAATTAGTTACTTTTGGTATAAGTGTTTTGACTGGTTTCTTTGCGATAATGAATCCGATAGCCAATACGCCAATATTCATGGGTATTACAGATGGCTTAGGAGATATAGATAAAAAACGAGCAGCAAGGAAGTCAACTTTTATTGCATTTATAATCACGAGTTGTTTTGTACTAACTGGACATTTTATTTTTAAGATCTTCGGAATAACAATACCTGCTTTTAAGATTACCGGTGGGATTTTACTCTTTTATGTCGGGTTTGAAATGTTAGAGTCAAAAAAGAGTAAAGTTCACCATAGCATGACAGAAGATGATGTGTCAAGTGTTGCTGTTTCACCTTTGGCTATTCCGATTCTAGCAGGTCCTGGAACTTTAGTTACAGGAATTAATTTTGTCAGTGATGGTAATATGCTACACATGCCCATTGTAATCATAGGGTTTGGAGTAATGTGTTTTATTTCATATTTATGTTTTAGTGGAGCAAATAAAATAGTTGCTTATCTGGGGAGTAACATGATTGCTGTACTAGGTAAGATCATGGGGCTTATTTTGGCTGTGATGGGAGTTGGAATGGTTGTTGAAGGAGTAAAGTTGGCTTTTCTGAAATAG
- a CDS encoding ribonuclease Z gives MREPITVTILGSGSAVPTPRRNTSAQILSVNEVPYLIDCGEGTQTQMLRYGIKQSRITAVFISHHHGDHILGLYGMLSTFNLIGRTKPLHIYAPSEVHRYFVLQKEFFGEVFDYEIVFHPLSFKGVKKIYEDKRIEVRSFPLKHKVGCCGFLFEEKGKEANIKKSAIETYELSIADIVAVKAGADHVLGDGRVIPNERMVVQPEASRRYVYCTDTAPCLDQFDELKGVDLLYHEATFDKKQALLAKKTGHSTTTQAATVARNLEVKRLILGHFSSRYKDLAPLLAEAKSVFSECSLVQDGETYLID, from the coding sequence ATGAGAGAACCCATTACGGTTACGATTTTAGGCTCAGGTTCTGCGGTTCCTACGCCTCGTAGAAATACTTCGGCACAGATTCTTTCGGTAAATGAAGTGCCATATTTGATAGATTGTGGGGAAGGAACACAGACACAGATGTTACGCTATGGAATAAAGCAGTCGAGAATAACTGCCGTGTTTATTTCTCACCATCATGGAGATCATATTTTAGGTCTGTATGGAATGCTGTCAACGTTTAATTTGATTGGTCGAACGAAACCTTTGCATATCTATGCTCCTTCGGAAGTTCATCGCTATTTTGTGCTGCAGAAAGAGTTTTTTGGTGAGGTGTTTGATTATGAGATAGTGTTTCATCCATTGAGTTTTAAAGGGGTAAAGAAAATTTATGAGGATAAGCGTATTGAGGTTCGATCCTTTCCATTAAAACATAAGGTAGGGTGTTGTGGTTTTCTTTTTGAAGAGAAGGGTAAGGAGGCTAACATTAAGAAATCGGCTATCGAGACCTATGAGTTGTCTATCGCAGATATTGTAGCGGTCAAAGCTGGTGCCGATCATGTTTTGGGAGATGGTCGTGTGATCCCTAATGAGCGAATGGTTGTTCAGCCAGAAGCATCTAGACGTTATGTGTATTGTACGGATACAGCCCCATGTTTGGATCAATTTGACGAATTGAAAGGAGTCGATTTGTTGTATCATGAGGCTACGTTTGATAAAAAACAGGCTCTTTTGGCCAAGAAGACGGGGCATAGTACAACGACTCAAGCAGCGACGGTTGCTCGTAATTTGGAGGTGAAGAGGTTGATTTTAGGGCATTTCTCAAGTCGTTATAAAGATCTTGCACCACTATTAGCAGAGGCAAAATCTGTATTTTCTGAGTGTTCTTTAGTTCAAGATGGTGAGACCTATCTTATTGATTGA
- a CDS encoding leucine-rich repeat domain-containing protein: MCHKKGVYAGLFGQTNFKHNLTIRSVNCYNANLLIVGVATFNFCINRSFEVDLPNSVKEIGSYAFAGSKIVNFSFPTSLETISNHAFSGCSDLGWTSTIPDGVTEITSGAFQDCDELQVHISNLVRPHIKKIEDHAFSGCINLKGSIQLEEITHIEYNAFYNCSSLSGNLALPNTLIHLGNSAFDSCTGLTGDLVLPNSLTYLGHSAFDSCTGLNGNITLSENLNTIYSSTFARCTNITGDITIPDKITTIESFAFVDCNNLNGTLTLPDGLKTIGNSAFQNTNFSGELRIPNQVSTIGKSAFEGCQNFAPGSFIPTNLYMISEDCFKNSKAYRQNLNIPEKIDFIDYSAFKAYSTEDFREIKSITLPKNFYEISELSFRGSTKKLKRVTIFAETPPIVKKWVDKPFNRLRRKTPDEIIVFDDVVYDNTTLYVPKGFVDVYRAAPLWSRFTKIQEIIPTTVDQSSITKPYQVITSRHGIRIIDPSKIKEIRFYDTQGRLIHIENGNSEFITTQAYQNQIVLVKIVCKDQTVYTEKLI; the protein is encoded by the coding sequence TTGTGCCATAAGAAAGGAGTATATGCAGGTCTATTTGGACAGACAAATTTTAAACATAATCTTACAATCCGATCAGTCAACTGTTACAATGCTAATTTGCTTATTGTTGGTGTCGCAACATTTAACTTTTGCATAAATAGGTCATTTGAAGTAGATCTGCCCAATAGTGTTAAAGAAATTGGCAGTTATGCTTTTGCAGGTTCCAAAATTGTAAACTTTAGTTTTCCAACATCACTTGAAACGATCAGCAACCATGCATTTTCTGGCTGTAGTGATTTAGGATGGACATCCACTATTCCCGATGGAGTTACTGAGATTACGAGTGGCGCATTCCAAGATTGTGATGAACTACAGGTTCATATTTCTAATCTTGTACGTCCCCATATAAAGAAGATCGAGGATCATGCTTTTTCAGGTTGTATTAATCTAAAAGGAAGCATACAACTCGAAGAGATAACCCACATTGAATATAATGCATTTTATAATTGTTCAAGCTTATCAGGGAATTTAGCTCTACCCAACACTCTTATCCATCTAGGGAACAGTGCTTTTGACTCTTGCACAGGATTAACAGGAGATCTAGTCTTACCCAACTCCCTCACCTATCTCGGACATAGCGCCTTTGATTCTTGTACAGGATTAAATGGTAACATAACTCTTTCAGAGAATCTCAACACAATATACTCTAGTACTTTTGCTCGATGTACAAATATAACAGGAGATATCACTATCCCAGATAAAATAACAACAATAGAGTCATTTGCATTTGTAGACTGTAACAATCTTAATGGAACACTAACACTTCCTGATGGATTAAAGACAATAGGAAACTCCGCATTTCAAAACACCAATTTTAGTGGAGAACTCCGTATCCCGAATCAAGTCTCTACTATCGGAAAATCCGCTTTTGAGGGTTGTCAAAATTTCGCACCAGGTAGTTTTATTCCAACCAATCTCTATATGATATCTGAAGATTGTTTTAAAAACAGTAAGGCATACAGACAAAATCTAAATATTCCAGAAAAAATCGACTTCATCGATTATTCAGCATTTAAGGCATATTCAACAGAAGATTTCAGAGAGATAAAATCAATTACTCTCCCTAAAAATTTCTACGAAATCAGCGAACTATCATTTCGAGGTTCGACAAAGAAACTTAAGAGAGTTACTATTTTTGCGGAGACACCACCAATTGTAAAGAAGTGGGTAGATAAGCCATTTAATCGATTACGAAGAAAAACACCTGATGAAATCATTGTTTTTGATGACGTGGTATATGATAACACAACACTTTATGTACCCAAAGGATTTGTAGATGTTTACCGAGCAGCACCTTTGTGGAGTAGGTTTACAAAAATTCAAGAAATTATTCCTACAACGGTTGATCAGTCAAGTATCACGAAGCCATACCAGGTGATAACTTCTCGTCATGGTATACGTATTATAGACCCCTCAAAGATCAAAGAGATACGATTTTACGACACCCAAGGTCGTTTGATTCATATTGAAAATGGAAACAGTGAGTTTATCACAACTCAAGCATATCAGAATCAAATAGTATTGGTGAAGATCGTATGTAAAGATCAAACGGTATACACTGAAAAGCTTATCTAA